A region from the Desulfomarina profundi genome encodes:
- a CDS encoding universal stress protein: MVKKILVPIAFSQYSKGILNYAAGIAASFNAALIIVNVINDRDLEAVDKISSLGYKVGVEDYLETVKKERRTELKDLMAEMTLPDDQVNFTFKIGDPTNELLKLVVDENIDMVVMGIKTHDIRHIFAGSVAERMFRKCPVTIVSYRDDDVSDRLLKKFIRHRERGKL, from the coding sequence ATGGTAAAAAAAATATTGGTACCCATTGCATTTTCACAATACTCCAAAGGTATTTTGAATTATGCGGCAGGGATTGCAGCTTCCTTTAATGCTGCCTTGATTATTGTCAATGTCATTAATGACCGGGACCTGGAAGCCGTCGACAAGATTTCTTCCCTGGGGTATAAGGTCGGTGTTGAAGATTACCTGGAAACCGTCAAGAAAGAGCGTCGTACCGAACTGAAGGACCTGATGGCCGAGATGACATTGCCTGATGATCAGGTCAATTTTACATTTAAAATTGGAGATCCGACAAACGAATTGCTGAAACTTGTGGTGGACGAGAATATCGATATGGTGGTTATGGGTATTAAGACCCATGATATCCGGCATATTTTTGCCGGATCTGTCGCTGAGAGAATGTTTCGAAAATGCCCTGTTACCATTGTTTCCTATCGCGATGATGATGTTTCTGATCGTTTGCTGAAAAAATTTATCCGGCACAGGGAAAGAGGCAAGTTATAG
- the plsY gene encoding glycerol-3-phosphate 1-O-acyltransferase PlsY, producing MEYLFPLLGYCIGAIPFGLVFSKLVGTDVRQAGSRNIGATNVSRVLGKKLGFLTLVCDCLKGFLPMYLVASLLPESGSREGIVLLTGIAAVIGHMFPVYLGFKGGKGVATGLGVFLYLSLPAILISLVVFAGAVALTGFVSAGSLLASALIPVWLWLVGSSPATIGAAAFIGLLIWLKHHENISRLIRGEEKSWRKK from the coding sequence ATGGAATATCTTTTTCCACTGCTCGGATATTGTATTGGTGCTATCCCCTTTGGCCTTGTTTTCAGCAAGCTTGTGGGCACGGATGTCCGCCAGGCGGGGAGTCGCAATATTGGAGCAACCAATGTGAGCCGTGTGCTGGGAAAAAAACTCGGTTTTCTGACCCTGGTATGTGATTGTCTCAAGGGTTTTCTGCCCATGTACCTGGTGGCGTCTTTGCTTCCTGAATCCGGTAGCCGGGAAGGAATTGTACTTCTAACCGGTATTGCAGCGGTGATTGGTCACATGTTTCCTGTGTATCTCGGTTTTAAGGGAGGTAAAGGGGTAGCTACAGGGCTCGGCGTGTTTCTTTATCTTTCGCTTCCTGCCATTTTAATCAGTCTTGTTGTGTTCGCAGGTGCTGTTGCTTTGACCGGTTTTGTTTCGGCGGGTTCTCTTCTGGCTTCTGCTTTGATACCTGTGTGGTTGTGGTTGGTGGGGAGTTCGCCGGCCACCATCGGGGCGGCCGCTTTTATTGGTTTGCTTATCTGGCTGAAGCATCATGAAAATATATCCAGACTGATCAGAGGCGAGGAAAAGAGTTGGAGGAAGAAATAG
- a CDS encoding metallophosphoesterase family protein: MRVAVFSDIHANLEALRAFLRHCSDRKIDRYICLGDVVGYGPDPNGCIDLLRNLSHAVFILGNHDAAVLGAPMRAGAATRKAISWTKKRLFDENYFFLKEMSDTIRWNDTFFCHSNPYRPRNWYYVSEKSSISKSFARSKTKLLFLGHTHVPVAITRRNFFCVYIRSPRNGTVVPMSPLNRQIFNCGSVGQPRDGDVRGAYLIYDTDRNVVEFYRFDYDFHRTKEKILSSGLPEEFGKRLMTGR; the protein is encoded by the coding sequence ATGCGGGTTGCCGTTTTTTCAGATATACACGCAAACCTGGAAGCACTCCGGGCGTTTCTGCGTCACTGTTCTGACAGAAAAATCGACCGTTATATCTGCCTGGGGGATGTCGTGGGATACGGACCGGACCCCAACGGTTGTATAGATCTGCTGCGAAATCTATCCCACGCTGTTTTTATTCTTGGAAACCATGACGCCGCTGTCCTCGGTGCACCGATGAGAGCCGGTGCGGCAACCAGAAAGGCGATTTCCTGGACAAAAAAGAGATTGTTCGATGAGAACTACTTCTTTCTCAAGGAAATGAGTGATACAATCAGGTGGAATGATACCTTTTTCTGCCACTCCAACCCGTATAGACCGAGAAACTGGTACTATGTTTCCGAGAAGAGTTCTATTTCCAAATCGTTTGCCAGGTCAAAGACGAAACTCCTCTTTCTCGGCCATACCCATGTGCCGGTTGCCATTACACGCAGGAATTTTTTCTGTGTCTATATTCGTTCTCCCAGGAATGGCACTGTTGTTCCCATGTCACCCCTGAATCGGCAGATTTTCAACTGCGGTTCTGTGGGACAACCCCGTGACGGTGATGTACGGGGAGCTTACCTCATTTATGATACAGACAGAAATGTGGTTGAATTCTACAGATTCGACTACGATTTTCACAGGACAAAAGAGAAGATTCTTTCATCAGGACTTCCCGAAGAATTTGGAAAAAGACTGATGACAGGACGTTGA
- a CDS encoding serine/threonine protein kinase: MILQSTADTLLLFNLSPGETRLIDRLVSSFALETVSLQINNLSEYRRTDPKHQVCLVIFHVDAENNRQHLDIRQIRDHLGENVPILILIPAKNRKNIRKYLKAGADDYLLLPLNQDQFSVSFLILLEIGQTMAHAQRPQTSQDSTFAWNRLINPFRAGESYFSPRTLAGNRKTEGSFDKWEKLHRLGLGGFGVVWLVRETGTGRLAVAKTPHSPALNIRVLRSAAILKRLIHHPGICQLLEVVKHNGKFILIQEYINGPTLQELLKTRISARNREDYFSQLLSAVAFSHNHRILHRDIKPENIMISKTGKLKLLDFGIARDLSWQGAGKSSEGTLSYMAPEQYAGKSCLASDIWSLGIILYIFTTNAVPYQLYNDEYPEDMEEELRNRAPLTINPKIDRELDRIIMGCLEVDLEKRYGNGHALQQDLFKTFPLFGSGELLPP, encoded by the coding sequence ATGATTCTGCAATCGACAGCCGATACACTACTGCTTTTCAACCTGTCGCCTGGAGAAACGCGGCTTATTGACAGACTTGTTTCCTCTTTTGCCCTTGAAACAGTTTCTCTTCAAATCAATAACCTCAGCGAATACCGAAGAACAGATCCCAAACATCAAGTATGCCTGGTAATTTTTCATGTTGACGCAGAAAACAACAGGCAGCATCTCGATATTCGCCAAATACGGGATCACCTCGGTGAGAACGTTCCCATACTTATCCTGATCCCAGCCAAAAACAGAAAAAATATCAGGAAATATCTGAAGGCCGGAGCTGATGACTACCTGCTTTTACCACTGAACCAGGATCAGTTCTCCGTCAGTTTTCTCATACTGCTCGAGATCGGCCAGACGATGGCACATGCGCAAAGACCGCAAACGTCACAGGACAGCACATTTGCATGGAACAGGCTGATTAACCCATTCCGGGCAGGAGAAAGCTATTTCTCTCCGAGAACTCTTGCCGGAAACAGGAAAACTGAGGGCAGTTTTGATAAATGGGAAAAACTCCACCGTCTTGGTCTGGGTGGATTCGGTGTAGTCTGGCTGGTCAGGGAAACCGGGACAGGGAGACTTGCAGTTGCCAAAACACCCCATTCACCGGCGCTGAATATACGTGTACTGCGATCCGCCGCTATCCTGAAACGGCTTATCCATCATCCCGGTATCTGTCAGCTCCTGGAGGTGGTCAAACATAACGGGAAATTCATTCTTATCCAGGAATATATCAACGGCCCGACCCTGCAGGAACTGTTAAAAACAAGAATTTCTGCCCGAAACAGGGAAGACTACTTCAGCCAGCTTCTCTCAGCTGTGGCATTTTCCCATAATCACAGAATCCTGCATCGTGATATAAAACCTGAAAACATCATGATAAGCAAAACCGGAAAATTAAAACTGCTGGATTTCGGGATCGCCAGGGACCTTTCCTGGCAGGGGGCCGGAAAGAGTTCAGAGGGCACCTTAAGTTACATGGCACCGGAACAGTATGCCGGCAAAAGCTGTCTCGCCTCCGATATCTGGTCCCTGGGCATTATTCTCTATATTTTTACAACCAATGCCGTTCCCTACCAACTTTACAATGACGAATACCCCGAAGACATGGAAGAAGAACTGCGAAACAGGGCTCCGTTGACAATCAATCCCAAAATAGACCGTGAGCTTGACAGAATTATCATGGGCTGCCTGGAAGTGGATCTTGAAAAACGATACGGAAATGGCCACGCTCTACAGCAGGATCTCTTTAAAACTTTTCCCCTGTTCGGCTCCGGTGAACTTCTTCCTCCCTGA
- a CDS encoding bifunctional acetyl-CoA hydrolase/transferase family protein/GNAT family N-acetyltransferase, with product MTSTGYWADHYQENRMAADKAILKIHSGQRIFIGSSCGEPQHLVKKLADASIRFTDLEIIRLFSKESTSLSKIAEKSKSQNLNIRSFYLGSANSQSFQGDRRFITPINISDVHRLIKSRLLPIQVALIQVTPPDDFGWMSLGISVDITESAAKAADIVIAQVNRNMPRVLGRSYIHVNDIDYFVEHDEPLIEAKKYPDVEMADMIARYVSRLIDDGSTMQMSLGTTSEANLRAMMQKNDLGIHTQFLTNTIMKLVSMGVITNKKKGYNEGKLIASNAIGNKDLYDLLDNNAAIEFHPSKYVNDPRVISRNNKMVAMNVGREIDLTGQVAADALPFNNFSGITGMLDFFRGAAMSKGGKSILMLTSTKSNIRESRIVPRLTDSAVVVPRSEVQYVVTEYGSVNLFGKSFQERAIALISIAHPDFRDMLFDEAKEMGLLGPERSLKEEMHSIYPLKLEEIHVIDNKKITFRPVKLTDERFIQEHYYSLDKVDVVSRFFNERTSFVSKQIENTFIIDYHRDLTIVAVEGEPGFERILAVGEYYLDPDSNMAEIAFSVVKKWQGRGLSTIVIKKLAEAARESGIAGLTAYTSTSNKGMVKLFNLLDYEVSVKTEDNMISLTCKFQKENE from the coding sequence ATGACCAGTACAGGTTATTGGGCAGATCATTACCAGGAAAATCGCATGGCTGCAGACAAGGCGATTTTAAAAATTCATTCAGGGCAGAGAATCTTTATCGGCTCGTCCTGTGGAGAGCCGCAGCACCTTGTAAAGAAACTGGCTGATGCCAGTATCAGATTTACTGACCTTGAGATTATCAGACTGTTCAGCAAGGAATCGACATCATTATCTAAAATTGCTGAAAAATCTAAATCTCAGAATCTGAACATCCGTTCCTTTTACCTGGGTTCCGCAAATTCGCAAAGTTTCCAGGGTGACAGGCGCTTTATTACTCCGATTAATATTTCAGATGTACACAGGCTGATAAAATCACGATTGCTCCCCATTCAGGTGGCCCTTATACAGGTTACTCCTCCCGATGATTTCGGCTGGATGAGTCTTGGTATTTCGGTTGATATTACAGAATCTGCTGCAAAGGCGGCGGATATAGTGATTGCCCAGGTGAACAGGAATATGCCCAGGGTTCTTGGCAGAAGTTATATTCACGTTAATGATATTGACTATTTTGTTGAGCATGATGAACCGCTTATTGAGGCAAAAAAATATCCGGATGTGGAAATGGCGGATATGATCGCCAGGTATGTTTCCAGGCTTATTGATGACGGTTCTACCATGCAAATGTCCCTGGGAACAACTTCTGAGGCGAACCTTCGGGCAATGATGCAGAAGAATGATCTGGGAATTCATACTCAGTTCCTGACGAACACTATCATGAAACTTGTTTCGATGGGAGTTATTACAAATAAGAAAAAAGGGTATAATGAGGGTAAGCTTATCGCCAGTAATGCCATTGGTAATAAAGACCTCTATGACCTGCTGGACAATAATGCCGCCATAGAGTTTCATCCTTCCAAATATGTTAATGATCCGCGGGTCATTTCCCGTAATAATAAAATGGTGGCGATGAACGTGGGCCGGGAGATTGACCTGACCGGTCAGGTTGCGGCCGATGCCCTGCCCTTTAACAATTTTTCCGGGATAACCGGGATGCTCGATTTTTTCCGGGGTGCGGCAATGTCAAAAGGCGGGAAATCCATTCTCATGCTGACCTCAACCAAGTCAAACATCAGGGAGAGTCGAATTGTCCCGAGACTGACAGATTCAGCAGTGGTTGTTCCCAGGAGTGAAGTGCAATATGTGGTTACCGAATACGGTTCTGTCAATCTGTTCGGCAAAAGCTTCCAGGAAAGGGCTATTGCCCTGATCAGTATCGCTCATCCGGATTTCAGAGACATGCTGTTTGACGAGGCAAAGGAGATGGGACTTCTTGGCCCGGAGAGGTCGTTGAAAGAGGAGATGCATTCAATTTATCCCCTGAAGCTGGAGGAAATCCATGTCATTGACAATAAAAAGATAACCTTCAGACCGGTGAAGCTGACGGACGAGAGATTTATCCAGGAGCACTATTACAGTCTCGACAAGGTGGACGTTGTGTCCAGGTTTTTTAATGAACGGACCAGTTTTGTCAGTAAACAGATTGAAAACACATTTATTATTGATTATCACCGGGATCTGACCATTGTAGCGGTGGAGGGTGAGCCCGGTTTCGAGCGTATCCTGGCTGTGGGTGAATATTACCTGGATCCTGATTCCAATATGGCAGAGATTGCCTTTTCTGTTGTTAAAAAATGGCAGGGCAGGGGACTGTCCACCATCGTGATAAAAAAACTGGCCGAAGCCGCAAGAGAAAGTGGTATTGCCGGGCTGACCGCCTATACCTCAACATCCAATAAGGGGATGGTAAAACTGTTCAATCTTCTTGACTATGAAGTGAGTGTCAAAACAGAAGACAATATGATAAGTCTGACCTGTAAATTCCAGAAAGAAAATGAGTAG